The nucleotide sequence CGGACCGCTCTATCACGATTATTAAATTCGGCCCGAATCGAACCATCCACCCTATCCGCTTGGGCGGGAAAATTAAAGAGCGCAAATTAAGCCCGAGCCTAAAACTGAAGAGGTCAGATTGAAGACGATGACTCCACTGCTAGGCGGTAAGGTTGCGCTCATAACGGGCGCCGGATCGGGTATCGGGCGGGCGACCGCGCTCATCTTCGCGCGCGAGGGCGCCACCATGATGCTCTCGGATATCGCGGCCGAGGGCGGCGAAGAGACCCTCGCGATGGTCAGGGAGGCGGGCGCCGAGGCGCTCTTTATGCGCGCCGACGTCTCCAAACTGGCGGAGGTCGAGGCGCTCGTCGCCCGTGTGATCGCGTCGTGGGGCAGTCTTGATTGCGCGTTCAACAATGCCGGGATCGACGGCAAGATGGCGCGGACGGCCGAGTGCACCGAAGAGACATGGAGCCGCACGATCGCGGTCAACCTGACCGGCGTTTTCTTCTGCATGAAGGCCGAAATCCCGCACCTGCTGCGCCGCGGCGGCGGCGCGATCGTCAACACCGCGTCGGCCGCCGGGCTTACCGGCTCGCCGGGGCTGCCGGCCTACGTGGCCAGCAAGCACGGCGTGGTCGGTCTGACGCGCGCCGCGGCGCTCGAGTACGGCCGCGAAAAAATCCGCGTCAACTGCGTATGCCCGGGGCCGATCCGCACGCCGATGCTCGGGCGGCTCTTGAGCAACCGTCCCGAGATGGAGCAGCGCTTCGCCTCGGCCGAGCCGCTGAAGCGCCTGGGCGAGCCCTCCGAGATCGGCGAGGCGGTGGCGTGGCTCTGCTCGGATGCGGCCTCCTACGTGACCGGCCATGCGATGTCGGTCGACGGGGGATACATGGCGAAGTGAAGTATGCCGGCGCGCTTGAGTCGGGCGCCCAAACGCTCCATGCTTTTGGCATTGTCCTGTAGTTTTCCTTTACGGCGGGGCCTGGGATGGCGGAGCGGCTGATCCATATTCTGCCCGAGCGGGTGGCGAGCCAGATAGCGGCGGGCGAGGTGGTCGAGCGGCCGGCCTCGGCGCTCAAGGAGCTGGTCGAAAATTCGCTCGACGCGGGCGCAAAATCGATAAGCGTCGAGATCGAACGCGGCGGCGCGGGCCTGATCGCGGTCGGCGACGACGGCTGCGGGATGGGCCGCGAGGACGCGATTCTCTCGCTCCGCCGCCATGCGACCTCCAAGATTCGCGACGCCGCCGACCTCGCCGCGGTCCGCACGATGGGCTTTCGCGGCGAGGCGCTGGCCTCAATCGCCAGCGTCGCGCAGCTGCGGATGCTCACGCGGCGGGCCGCCGATCTCGCCGGAGTCGAAATCGCCGCCTCGGGGGGTGAAATTTCGCTCGCGCGCGAATGCGCCGCCGCGCCCGGCACACGAATTGAAATCCGCGAGCTTTTTTTCAACACCCCGGCGCGACTCAAGTTCCTCAAGACCCTCGCGACCGAGCAGGGC is from Candidatus Binataceae bacterium and encodes:
- a CDS encoding glucose 1-dehydrogenase, whose product is MTPLLGGKVALITGAGSGIGRATALIFAREGATMMLSDIAAEGGEETLAMVREAGAEALFMRADVSKLAEVEALVARVIASWGSLDCAFNNAGIDGKMARTAECTEETWSRTIAVNLTGVFFCMKAEIPHLLRRGGGAIVNTASAAGLTGSPGLPAYVASKHGVVGLTRAAALEYGREKIRVNCVCPGPIRTPMLGRLLSNRPEMEQRFASAEPLKRLGEPSEIGEAVAWLCSDAASYVTGHAMSVDGGYMAK